The proteins below come from a single Rhodohalobacter sp. SW132 genomic window:
- a CDS encoding BamA/TamA family outer membrane protein yields the protein MKNLLILLLFSLFAAEIYAQGFNANNGRNHPEIDWKEAETEHFRIIYPAHLSGIESEVAPIAEESYRVLAANLNVEFEDKIRIYLSDEDEINNGFAVPIGKSYTNIWVNTNDYSEIWTGREKWLRKVVAHELGHIFHFEATRSNMGMWQFVVGEPFTRAWTEGLAQYQTEQWDSQRGDRWLRKAIFDSRPNYNDGLSIENGRLLYATGNSELRYFAETRGDSTLAELFTHRNSFLGIWNYHDFTRAFREITGDSYSDFREEWRKHMNIYYNTMASQMERVDSLQADPFSLPGQFYYDMAVSPDDQKIAVLSLASMQRPVRRLFSVQNDSTRKTEFLAEGSINTDLSWSRDGETIYYSRKVRGGHSSIVNDIHAFHIETGREERITHSRRARFPVDGFDEQTIAYIVNEDGTGNLFQLNLETGEESRITAYRGDVQLLWLIRVPSQNSWLVHRFDENGDRNLVLIHHETGSETVIDDALHDNRKPVLSPDGESVAYTSLRDEVPNVFVYNFSDQSERRVTNLFTGGELYGWISESDTLESPKLLIKASETKRNDSAFWVDADRIPHEPDIQIEQSYASWRTHTPPEEIPSFIDPDPTLIQSRSDYRSFRNLSHAASIALPYYAGDDYGIFATTNWVEPLGKHTVSALGWVSAKDPARNSFGSLTYLNNQLYPFLGFSIYRLPESARFYGDRFLIEEMTGGDIQARWPLDRLEAPYQSGSLFGRLRHVLVRPYERGEFSDTFQAPVPEKGRQTDLRLGIQVKKQRPWRDNLIHPLDGTGFRASLTGAEQILGSDVKFLTAELNAYTIRPAIGLHRIYLHGRFQAQWGDPLAQDFIGFSRYDNINLNLPTEVPFTLFNEADRVRGYRSFVAGKQVAFGSVEYRMPFLPSLNTQILGLIRFGSTSLSLFSDAGTVWNARFADGTTGTETRWGAGAEIKNRVVLLGVGFTHSLGIAQPAQELFTDADYDFYYRVRAVVPF from the coding sequence ATGAAAAATTTACTGATCCTTCTTCTTTTTTCCCTGTTTGCTGCTGAAATTTACGCGCAGGGTTTTAATGCAAATAACGGCAGAAATCACCCGGAAATAGACTGGAAAGAGGCTGAAACAGAGCACTTCCGGATTATCTACCCGGCACATCTATCGGGAATTGAATCCGAAGTGGCGCCAATCGCGGAGGAGTCGTACCGCGTGCTTGCTGCAAATTTGAACGTGGAGTTTGAGGATAAAATCCGGATCTATCTTTCTGATGAGGATGAAATTAACAATGGTTTTGCCGTGCCAATCGGCAAAAGCTACACTAATATCTGGGTCAATACGAACGATTACAGTGAAATCTGGACCGGCCGTGAAAAGTGGCTCCGAAAGGTTGTGGCGCATGAACTGGGGCATATATTTCATTTCGAGGCAACGCGGTCGAACATGGGTATGTGGCAGTTTGTGGTTGGAGAGCCTTTTACCCGGGCGTGGACGGAAGGACTGGCGCAATATCAAACCGAACAGTGGGATTCACAACGGGGCGACAGGTGGCTGCGCAAAGCGATCTTCGACAGCCGGCCCAATTACAACGACGGCCTGTCGATCGAAAACGGCCGGCTGCTCTATGCTACCGGCAATTCTGAACTGCGCTACTTTGCCGAAACCCGGGGCGACTCAACTCTTGCTGAACTCTTCACCCACAGAAACTCTTTTCTTGGCATCTGGAACTACCACGACTTCACACGGGCGTTTCGTGAAATCACCGGAGATTCCTACTCCGATTTTCGTGAAGAATGGCGAAAACACATGAACATATACTACAATACCATGGCTTCGCAGATGGAGCGTGTTGATTCTCTGCAGGCCGATCCGTTCTCTCTTCCCGGCCAGTTTTATTATGATATGGCCGTCAGTCCGGACGATCAGAAAATTGCTGTACTATCCCTGGCATCCATGCAGCGGCCGGTTCGCAGACTATTTTCTGTTCAGAACGACTCCACCCGCAAAACTGAATTCCTGGCGGAAGGGAGTATTAACACCGATCTTTCATGGAGCCGGGATGGAGAAACGATCTACTATTCCAGAAAAGTCCGGGGAGGACATTCATCCATTGTGAATGATATTCATGCATTCCACATCGAAACCGGCCGCGAAGAGAGAATCACACACAGCCGCCGCGCCCGCTTCCCGGTTGACGGATTTGATGAACAAACCATCGCCTATATCGTCAATGAAGACGGTACAGGAAATCTCTTTCAGCTGAATCTGGAAACGGGTGAAGAAAGCCGGATCACCGCATACCGGGGCGATGTACAGCTTCTCTGGCTGATACGCGTGCCATCACAAAATAGCTGGCTGGTCCATCGGTTTGATGAAAATGGGGATAGAAACCTTGTGTTGATTCATCACGAAACCGGCAGCGAAACTGTAATTGATGACGCTCTGCATGACAACCGGAAACCGGTACTAAGCCCCGATGGCGAATCTGTTGCCTACACGTCACTTCGCGATGAAGTGCCGAATGTTTTTGTGTACAATTTCAGCGATCAGTCTGAGCGACGGGTAACGAATTTATTCACTGGCGGTGAGCTTTATGGCTGGATTTCCGAAAGCGATACCCTTGAATCCCCGAAACTTCTTATCAAAGCAAGCGAAACCAAGCGGAACGACAGCGCATTTTGGGTTGATGCGGACCGAATTCCACACGAGCCGGATATTCAAATCGAACAGAGTTATGCAAGCTGGCGCACACATACACCACCGGAAGAGATTCCGTCATTTATCGATCCCGACCCCACGCTGATTCAGTCTCGTTCAGATTACCGTTCGTTCAGAAATCTCTCACACGCAGCCTCCATAGCCCTGCCGTATTACGCCGGGGATGATTACGGAATTTTTGCTACCACCAACTGGGTTGAACCGCTCGGTAAACACACGGTTTCTGCGCTGGGTTGGGTGTCGGCCAAAGATCCCGCCCGGAACTCATTCGGATCGCTCACGTACCTGAACAATCAGCTTTATCCATTCCTTGGTTTTTCGATCTACAGGCTGCCTGAAAGCGCACGGTTTTACGGGGATCGATTTTTGATTGAAGAGATGACCGGCGGTGACATCCAGGCCCGCTGGCCACTCGACCGGCTTGAAGCTCCCTATCAGTCGGGCTCTCTTTTCGGGCGATTGCGGCATGTTCTTGTTCGTCCGTATGAGCGCGGAGAGTTCAGCGACACCTTTCAGGCCCCTGTTCCCGAAAAAGGCCGGCAGACTGACCTCCGTCTCGGCATTCAGGTGAAAAAGCAGCGACCCTGGCGGGATAACCTGATCCATCCGCTCGACGGCACCGGTTTCCGCGCATCGCTCACGGGCGCTGAACAAATCCTTGGGTCTGATGTGAAATTTCTCACTGCTGAGCTAAATGCCTACACAATTCGCCCGGCCATCGGCCTGCACCGGATCTATTTACACGGACGATTCCAGGCGCAGTGGGGCGATCCGCTTGCCCAGGATTTTATCGGGTTTAGCCGGTATGATAACATCAACCTGAACCTGCCGACGGAAGTGCCGTTTACACTTTTCAATGAAGCAGACCGGGTTCGCGGCTATCGCAGTTTTGTGGCCGGAAAACAGGTGGCGTTTGGAAGCGTGGAATACCGGATGCCGTTTCTGCCATCATTAAATACGCAGATTCTTGGGCTGATCCGTTTCGGATCCACATCGCTCTCCCTGTTTTCTGATGCGGGTACGGTTTGGAACGCCCGTTTTGCGGATGGAACCACCGGCACGGAAACCCGCTGGGGTGCCGGCGCTGAAATCAAAAACAGGGTAGTGCTGCTGGGTGTCGGGTTTACGCACTCTCTTGGAATTGCCCAGCCGGCGCAGGAACTCTTCACTGATGCCGATTACGATTTTTATTACAGGGTTCGGGCGGTTGTACCGTTTTAA
- a CDS encoding MOSC domain-containing protein: MNLKISQLYSYPVKSLRGLKLQESKLTVRGLEFDRNWMIVDETGTFVSQRSQPAMALLSANLQNKQLILTDSNDGQISVDFSTDHKPELQVEIWGDRCEAFDEGDDVANWLTQRLDTDESETYRLVRIRDSFQRPVDPEFLKDEEAHTAFADGFPFLVTNERSLDELNQNLIETGAEPVTMDRFRPNIVIDGLPSYQENEIHTLTSGDERYSLGLRKPCKRCKVTTVDQITGAIKNPKEPLRTLTRMKTIPESRGAYFGMNSILTSGTGETIRVGDPLHIRS; this comes from the coding sequence ATGAATTTAAAAATCTCTCAGCTTTATAGTTATCCGGTTAAATCGTTACGCGGTTTGAAATTGCAGGAATCGAAACTAACCGTACGCGGATTGGAGTTCGACCGCAACTGGATGATCGTTGACGAAACTGGTACGTTTGTTTCTCAGCGTTCTCAGCCCGCGATGGCTTTATTATCGGCAAACCTGCAGAATAAACAACTGATTCTTACCGACAGTAATGACGGCCAGATTTCCGTTGATTTTTCAACAGATCATAAGCCTGAACTTCAGGTCGAGATATGGGGCGACCGGTGTGAAGCATTTGATGAAGGGGACGATGTTGCGAACTGGCTTACCCAACGGCTTGATACAGATGAGAGCGAAACCTACCGCCTGGTGCGAATCCGTGACTCATTCCAGCGGCCGGTTGATCCGGAATTTCTGAAAGACGAAGAGGCTCACACTGCTTTTGCGGATGGTTTTCCGTTCCTGGTTACAAACGAACGTTCACTGGATGAATTGAACCAAAACCTCATTGAAACCGGGGCAGAACCGGTAACCATGGACAGGTTTCGCCCGAATATTGTGATCGATGGCCTCCCGTCTTACCAGGAAAATGAGATCCACACACTCACGTCTGGTGATGAGAGATACAGTTTAGGGCTGCGGAAGCCGTGCAAACGGTGTAAAGTTACCACGGTTGATCAGATTACGGGAGCGATCAAAAACCCAAAAGAGCCGCTCCGTACGCTCACACGAATGAAAACCATCCCGGAAAGCAGAGGAGCGTATTTCGGGATGAATTCTATCCTCACATCCGGCACCGGCGAAACAATCCGCGTGGGTGATCCGCTGCATATTCGTTCGTAA
- a CDS encoding septum formation initiator family protein → MITKHLNPLYWKKSFLIGLLAGFFILWFTFFDTYSLSTRYQLETQKKNLVERTQELEKKSDELKQKISTLEDNPDLLEKIAREEYGMRKPGETVYRIKPAE, encoded by the coding sequence ATGATTACCAAACACCTGAACCCGCTTTACTGGAAAAAATCGTTCTTAATTGGTCTATTGGCCGGTTTTTTTATCCTGTGGTTTACTTTTTTTGATACTTATAGTTTATCTACCCGGTACCAGCTGGAAACTCAAAAAAAGAACCTGGTTGAACGAACACAAGAGCTTGAAAAAAAGAGTGATGAGCTGAAACAGAAGATATCAACTCTTGAGGATAATCCGGATCTGCTTGAAAAAATAGCAAGAGAGGAGTATGGCATGCGCAAGCCCGGTGAAACGGTTTATCGCATCAAACCAGCGGAATAG
- a CDS encoding ROK family protein, giving the protein MVSIGIDLGGTNIKLALVDRDKGFITKKSVPTEADRGKVHIFDRIASEVKAIIKEENAEPVGLGMGLPGMVTLDRRTVKNPPNLPGWKIENVADEIESRLGLNAVIDNDANLAALGSARFGVGKDINDFIMITLGTGVGGGIIYDNKVYRGTTGSAGELGHVIINYHGPHSNSNTRGGIEAYLGQRFLSRYAADRIRQHTDNPLYEKFHTDFEKLEPVDLSRAADDGNELAVDILKSSGEKLGYAIVNYIHILDIRKIVVSGGVAKAGHWILDPAKETAEKFLMPPFLEDFDIIYESLGNEAALLGAASLAFEALS; this is encoded by the coding sequence ATGGTTTCAATTGGCATCGATTTAGGTGGTACAAATATTAAACTTGCTCTTGTTGACAGAGACAAGGGCTTTATCACAAAAAAATCTGTACCTACCGAAGCAGACCGGGGCAAAGTTCACATTTTTGATAGAATCGCCTCGGAAGTAAAAGCTATAATTAAAGAAGAAAATGCAGAACCTGTAGGTCTTGGAATGGGCTTGCCGGGAATGGTAACTCTCGACCGAAGAACAGTTAAAAATCCGCCAAATCTCCCCGGCTGGAAAATTGAAAATGTGGCTGATGAAATAGAAAGCCGGCTTGGTTTGAATGCTGTCATTGATAATGACGCAAACCTGGCTGCACTGGGTTCTGCCCGTTTTGGAGTAGGAAAAGATATCAATGATTTTATCATGATAACGCTCGGAACAGGCGTTGGCGGGGGAATCATTTATGATAATAAAGTTTATCGGGGCACTACCGGTTCGGCCGGTGAGCTCGGCCATGTGATCATCAATTACCACGGTCCGCATTCCAACAGCAACACCCGCGGAGGCATTGAAGCGTACCTGGGGCAGCGGTTTTTAAGCCGTTATGCAGCTGATAGAATTCGGCAACATACCGACAATCCGCTCTACGAAAAATTTCATACAGACTTTGAGAAGCTCGAGCCCGTTGACCTTTCTCGGGCGGCTGATGATGGGAATGAGCTTGCCGTTGATATTCTGAAAAGTTCCGGTGAAAAACTTGGCTACGCGATCGTAAACTATATCCATATTCTGGATATTCGCAAGATTGTGGTAAGTGGCGGCGTTGCAAAAGCCGGCCACTGGATTTTAGATCCCGCTAAAGAAACCGCCGAAAAGTTTCTGATGCCCCCGTTTCTGGAAGATTTTGATATAATTTATGAATCACTCGGTAATGAAGCCGCACTGCTTGGCGCTGCAAGTCTTGCATTTGAAGCGCTAAGCTGA
- a CDS encoding putative LPS assembly protein LptD, producing the protein MQHPLRPIYSLLFAFFFLGYGAAQIHGQAVTDTLQAAVNDTIPPVVSDTVSVDEPIPTDADTVQTRPDLDELMQQRQQQPGQVDQRPQGQGPGSRGEATGDVVHFQARDSLVFNFREQRKGYLYGSANVTHESGALDAGKIDLDLRLNQVEAQTQTPEDTLSYPVLRQANRDLKSTRILFNYETEKGKFEVAEIEVPDGYVIGTQVKNVSQTEVFIEDGIYSSCPPDHMYYYIRAERMKVVDEDEIFFTNARLYILDIPYPLVFPFGYVPAGIDRRQSGLLEPTYLFQNTGSRGLGLQNLGWFQIFNEYLVGEASVDIFTSGTFFSNNRIQYRRTGQYNGSITLGYSREQGLEPTDLNFAETVSKRLAINHDQQLSPYANISANINLNTSNYFQRNSLDIDERAQTSSTSRVSYRYNHPEGNYNFSLTSNLNQQFNTNVARLTGPEMNFSMRQFSPFETDRPGTMDQRWYERITVSYRNNFRSNFNFTPIAREEAEVNWFEALLDPQKYREATGDDRHIQYGFVQRAQVRAGQLVPSQFINVSANLDFNEYWYPTTTRREFNPEENRVEEFREMGFATARDFNTSLNFSTTFYGISQMSIGNFEGLRHTVRPSVSLSYRPDFSDDFWGFYQEVQTDTTGTTRQFSRFDREVFGGPASGEQRTINFGVTNILETKRVRRDSTGEVQTTNLRLIDNLSINSNYNFAADSLKFGNVNVSVSSRVLEGIRLQASANYSLYARNENGQQIDTFIWNAGDKYLQPLSYSLSASTSFSGGERGPRISTPPYRPYDPYNQQFFSPIDQYFNDQPVQPIQSTWSLGLDFSYRWNYRFGQDANQTATLNANNIQFNLTPKWSVSTRLGYDFIEKELTPAQFRLNRQMVCWNLSFQFNPFGDNQYYSFRLSLSSGQISSLFQKLPGLNNLERSSREAGRPPPRF; encoded by the coding sequence ATGCAGCACCCTCTACGCCCAATTTACAGTTTGCTATTCGCCTTCTTCTTTTTGGGTTACGGAGCTGCGCAAATTCACGGTCAAGCGGTAACGGATACACTTCAGGCGGCTGTAAATGATACTATTCCACCCGTCGTTTCCGATACCGTTTCGGTAGATGAACCCATTCCAACAGATGCAGATACTGTTCAAACCCGCCCCGATCTGGACGAACTTATGCAACAGCGTCAGCAGCAGCCGGGGCAGGTTGACCAGCGACCGCAAGGTCAGGGTCCCGGTTCACGCGGGGAGGCCACCGGTGATGTGGTTCATTTTCAGGCACGCGATTCGCTCGTTTTTAATTTCAGAGAACAGAGAAAAGGGTATCTCTACGGATCAGCAAATGTAACACACGAAAGCGGCGCTCTTGATGCGGGCAAAATCGATCTCGATCTGCGTTTGAACCAGGTGGAAGCGCAAACTCAAACTCCTGAAGATACCCTTTCATATCCCGTCCTCAGACAGGCCAACCGCGATCTGAAAAGCACGCGGATTCTTTTCAATTACGAGACAGAGAAGGGTAAATTTGAAGTTGCCGAAATTGAGGTGCCTGATGGTTATGTAATTGGAACACAGGTGAAAAATGTGTCCCAGACTGAAGTGTTTATTGAAGACGGAATCTATTCGAGCTGTCCGCCCGATCATATGTATTACTACATCAGGGCAGAGCGGATGAAGGTTGTGGATGAGGATGAAATCTTTTTTACCAATGCCCGTCTCTATATTCTTGATATCCCCTACCCGCTGGTTTTCCCATTTGGTTACGTTCCCGCCGGAATTGACAGGCGGCAGTCGGGATTGCTGGAACCTACATATCTCTTTCAGAATACCGGATCGCGCGGGCTTGGATTGCAAAACCTTGGCTGGTTCCAGATTTTTAATGAGTATCTCGTAGGTGAAGCGTCTGTTGATATTTTCACATCCGGTACTTTTTTCAGCAATAACCGCATTCAATATCGCAGAACAGGTCAATATAACGGGAGTATCACGTTGGGTTATTCTCGTGAACAGGGTTTGGAACCCACAGATTTGAATTTTGCTGAAACGGTCAGTAAAAGACTTGCAATTAATCACGACCAGCAGCTCTCTCCCTATGCCAATATTTCTGCGAATATTAACCTGAATACATCAAACTATTTTCAGCGCAACTCACTGGATATTGATGAAAGGGCACAAACAAGCAGTACGTCACGGGTCAGCTACCGGTATAATCATCCTGAAGGAAATTATAACTTTTCGCTGACGTCCAATTTAAATCAGCAGTTCAATACCAATGTAGCAAGGCTGACCGGCCCGGAAATGAATTTTTCAATGCGGCAATTTTCGCCATTTGAAACCGATCGTCCCGGCACAATGGATCAGCGATGGTATGAGCGGATTACGGTGAGCTACCGGAATAATTTCAGGTCGAACTTTAATTTTACGCCAATCGCCCGGGAGGAGGCCGAAGTGAATTGGTTTGAAGCACTGCTCGATCCCCAAAAGTACCGTGAGGCAACAGGCGATGATCGCCACATTCAGTATGGATTTGTTCAGCGGGCACAGGTGAGGGCCGGACAGCTGGTACCAAGCCAGTTCATCAATGTAAGTGCAAATTTGGATTTCAACGAGTATTGGTACCCAACAACAACAAGGCGTGAATTTAACCCTGAAGAGAACCGGGTTGAAGAATTTCGTGAGATGGGATTTGCAACCGCACGTGATTTTAATACCAGCCTGAATTTTTCCACCACATTTTATGGGATTTCACAGATGTCAATTGGCAATTTCGAAGGGCTAAGGCACACCGTTCGTCCCAGTGTAAGTTTGAGTTACCGCCCCGATTTTTCAGATGATTTCTGGGGATTCTATCAGGAAGTTCAAACAGATACTACAGGTACAACACGGCAGTTTTCACGTTTTGATCGTGAAGTTTTTGGAGGTCCGGCAAGTGGTGAGCAGAGAACGATTAATTTTGGGGTCACTAATATTCTTGAAACCAAACGTGTTCGGCGCGATTCCACAGGAGAAGTTCAAACCACAAATCTCCGGCTGATTGATAATCTTTCAATCAACTCGAATTACAACTTTGCGGCTGACAGTCTGAAATTCGGAAATGTGAATGTCTCGGTAAGTTCGAGGGTGCTGGAGGGAATCCGGTTACAAGCGAGCGCCAATTATTCACTGTATGCAAGAAATGAAAACGGCCAGCAAATCGATACATTTATATGGAATGCCGGGGATAAATATTTGCAGCCGCTCAGTTACAGCCTGAGCGCTTCCACCAGTTTTAGCGGAGGTGAACGCGGGCCGCGTATATCGACACCTCCCTACCGGCCGTATGATCCGTATAACCAGCAGTTTTTCAGTCCGATCGACCAGTATTTCAACGATCAGCCTGTTCAGCCCATTCAATCCACGTGGAGTCTCGGACTGGATTTCAGTTATCGCTGGAACTACAGGTTTGGTCAGGATGCCAATCAAACCGCTACGCTGAATGCTAATAATATTCAGTTTAATCTTACCCCAAAGTGGAGTGTATCTACACGTCTTGGGTATGATTTTATCGAAAAAGAGCTTACCCCGGCCCAGTTTCGGCTGAACCGGCAGATGGTCTGCTGGAATCTCTCGTTCCAGTTTAACCCATTTGGAGATAATCAGTACTACTCATTCAGGCTCTCTTTATCGAGCGGTCAGATTTCAAGTCTGTTCCAGAAACTGCCGGGCCTGAACAATCTCGAAAGAAGCTCAAGGGAGGCAGGACGCCCGCCTCCACGCTTCTGA
- a CDS encoding riboflavin synthase produces the protein MFTGIVSEVGEVTDVKPLEGGVQISIACSFSTDTHIDESIAVNGVCLTVVSFDNDTFTVQCVEETLRKTSFSAIKKGSRVNLERSLTLEKAIEGHIVQGHVDTVGKVHSIQQNDADILITIKYPEEYIDYIVGRGSIAIDGISLTVARNEENRFTVAIIPYTWDFTTLSSKKEGDPVNLEFDIFGKYIVQYLKRRETSNGD, from the coding sequence ATGTTTACTGGAATTGTATCAGAAGTGGGTGAAGTTACCGACGTCAAGCCACTTGAAGGCGGCGTGCAAATTTCTATCGCCTGTAGTTTCTCCACAGATACACATATTGATGAGAGTATTGCGGTAAATGGCGTATGCCTGACCGTGGTTTCATTTGATAACGATACGTTTACGGTTCAGTGTGTGGAAGAGACACTCCGCAAAACTTCATTCAGCGCGATCAAAAAAGGGAGCAGGGTTAACCTTGAGCGATCCTTAACACTCGAAAAAGCGATTGAAGGACATATTGTCCAGGGCCACGTGGATACGGTAGGTAAGGTCCATTCAATCCAGCAAAACGACGCCGATATCTTAATTACAATTAAGTATCCTGAAGAGTATATCGATTACATCGTGGGCCGCGGCAGTATTGCGATTGACGGTATCAGCCTCACCGTGGCGCGAAACGAGGAGAACCGCTTTACGGTTGCCATCATCCCTTACACATGGGATTTCACAACTCTTTCTTCAAAAAAAGAGGGCGACCCCGTAAATCTTGAGTTCGACATTTTTGGAAAATATATCGTACAGTACCTAAAAAGACGGGAGACATCAAACGGAGATTAG
- the ribD gene encoding bifunctional diaminohydroxyphosphoribosylaminopyrimidine deaminase/5-amino-6-(5-phosphoribosylamino)uracil reductase RibD, with translation MNKEKDTIWMQRALTLAGKGRGYTSPNPMVGCVIISKSGDIIGEGYHRRYGESHAEVEAVKSVKSRSALKGSTVYVTLEPCAHHGKTPPCAEMLADLPLERVVVAMKDPFPEVNGKGISTLKKNSIAVDVGLLENKAKEINEAWLHYVEFGRPFITLKMAQTADGYIAAPNGDSKWISSKDSRTLVHQWRSEQDAVLVGRNTAMTDNPSLTVRLTEGRQPRRVVIDGPFALPENLNLFTDQYEEKTIVLTHNRKKAESSADPMLKMFKQNYFRGEVLIVDEKEGHTDLRQSMQKLGDMGITSLLVEGGKDLSTAFLKAGLVDRLQLFIAPKILGGGTKSIQGLGMNRMEDLVPFREFNWSRVGPDMLLTADL, from the coding sequence ATGAACAAAGAAAAAGATACAATCTGGATGCAGCGGGCGCTCACGCTTGCCGGTAAAGGGAGAGGCTACACATCCCCCAACCCCATGGTAGGCTGTGTGATTATATCAAAGAGCGGAGATATTATTGGTGAAGGATACCACAGGAGATACGGGGAGTCTCATGCCGAGGTTGAAGCCGTCAAATCCGTAAAATCCAGATCCGCACTAAAGGGTTCTACGGTTTATGTTACGCTTGAACCGTGTGCCCACCACGGCAAAACTCCGCCGTGCGCAGAAATGCTCGCAGATCTTCCCCTGGAACGGGTGGTAGTAGCTATGAAGGATCCGTTTCCTGAGGTAAACGGCAAAGGAATCTCAACTCTCAAAAAGAACAGCATTGCTGTTGATGTAGGCCTGCTTGAGAATAAGGCGAAAGAGATAAACGAAGCGTGGCTTCACTATGTGGAGTTTGGCAGGCCGTTTATAACACTGAAAATGGCACAGACCGCAGATGGATACATCGCTGCGCCCAATGGAGATTCCAAGTGGATTTCTTCGAAAGATTCACGGACATTGGTTCATCAGTGGAGAAGCGAACAGGATGCCGTGCTGGTTGGCCGAAATACAGCCATGACCGACAACCCCTCATTGACAGTCAGGCTCACAGAAGGGCGACAGCCGCGGCGTGTTGTGATCGACGGCCCCTTTGCACTGCCGGAAAACCTGAACCTCTTTACGGATCAATATGAGGAGAAAACCATTGTGTTAACGCACAATCGGAAGAAAGCGGAATCCAGCGCCGACCCGATGCTCAAAATGTTTAAGCAAAATTATTTCCGGGGTGAAGTTTTAATTGTAGACGAAAAAGAGGGTCACACGGATCTCAGACAATCTATGCAGAAACTTGGTGATATGGGGATTACTTCACTCCTGGTTGAGGGTGGAAAAGATCTCTCCACAGCCTTTTTGAAAGCGGGACTCGTTGACCGGCTTCAGTTGTTCATCGCTCCAAAAATCCTGGGCGGCGGAACAAAAAGTATTCAGGGACTTGGAATGAACCGCATGGAAGATCTGGTTCCATTCAGAGAGTTCAACTGGTCCCGTGTTGGCCCCGATATGTTATTAACAGCAGATTTATAA